One Pseudomonas brassicacearum genomic region harbors:
- a CDS encoding metal ABC transporter solute-binding protein, Zn/Mn family yields the protein MVFSLRQLTWAVALCGAVTTSSFATEGRPVHLLASLPVTYGLGEALLKGTDVKLERAAPANLPGTRQSAYFSGRGAPALSKLANDADGVIGLRSLWPDDPLYPMARRSNIRIVEIDAARPVDGALPGIATQPGTADGLASQPWMASHNLGRMADVIAADLVRLAPTAKPKIDTNLAALKQRLLKLSADSEKQLASADNLSVVSLSEHFGYLISGLNLDGISTDTRPDADWTPEALKQLTANLKDNDVALVLHHRQPSEALKAAIAEGGSQLLVLSIDANDPVAELESNVGLVVATLTKKG from the coding sequence ATGGTTTTTTCATTGCGACAACTGACCTGGGCCGTGGCCCTGTGCGGCGCGGTCACCACCTCGTCATTCGCCACCGAAGGCAGACCGGTGCACTTACTGGCCTCGTTGCCGGTCACCTATGGTTTGGGCGAGGCCTTGCTCAAGGGTACCGACGTGAAACTGGAGAGAGCCGCACCTGCCAATCTGCCCGGCACTCGGCAGAGCGCCTACTTCAGCGGCCGTGGTGCGCCGGCCCTGAGCAAACTGGCCAATGATGCCGATGGGGTGATCGGCCTGCGCTCGTTGTGGCCGGACGATCCGCTGTACCCCATGGCGCGGCGCAGCAATATTCGCATCGTCGAAATCGATGCCGCTCGCCCGGTAGACGGTGCCCTACCCGGCATTGCCACACAACCGGGCACGGCCGACGGGCTGGCGAGCCAGCCGTGGATGGCCAGCCATAACCTGGGGCGCATGGCCGATGTGATCGCCGCCGACCTGGTGCGCCTGGCCCCTACGGCCAAACCGAAAATCGACACCAACCTGGCAGCCCTCAAGCAACGCCTGCTCAAACTCAGCGCCGACAGCGAAAAGCAGCTCGCCAGCGCCGACAACCTGAGCGTGGTCAGCCTGAGCGAACATTTCGGCTACCTGATCAGCGGGCTCAACCTGGACGGCATCAGCACCGATACCCGGCCCGACGCCGACTGGACACCCGAAGCCCTCAAGCAATTGACCGCTAACTTGAAAGACAACGACGTGGCCTTGGTGCTGCACCATCGCCAACCTTCGGAGGCGCTGAAAGCAGCCATCGCCGAGGGGGGTAGCCAATTGCTGGTGCTCAGCATCGACGCCAACGACCCCGTGGCGGAGCTGGAGAGCAATGTGGGACTGGTGGTCGCGACGCTGACAAAGAAGGGTTGA
- the prpF gene encoding 2-methylaconitate cis-trans isomerase PrpF: protein MAHSPQIKIPATYMRGGTSKGVFFSLQDLPEAARVPGPARDALLLRVIGSPDPYEKQIDGMGGATSSTSKTVILSKSTQADHDVDYLFGQVSIDKPFVDWSGNCGNLSAAVGSFAISSGLVASDRIPQNGVAVVRIWQANIGKTIIAHVPITGGAVQETGDFELDGVTFPAAEVQLEFLDPAAEEEGGGGSMFPTGNLVDDLEVPGVGTFKATLINAGIPTIFINARDVGYTGTELQGAINGDPKALAMFETIRAHGALRMGLIKHLDEAAQRQHTPKVAFVAPPADYLSSSGKAVAAGDVDLLVRALSMGKLHHAMMGTAAVAIGTAAAISGTLVNLAAGGIERNAVRFGHPSGTLRVGAEASVVNGEWTVKKAIMSRSARVLMEGFVRVPGDVF from the coding sequence ATGGCTCACTCGCCTCAAATCAAGATCCCCGCGACCTACATGCGTGGCGGCACCAGCAAAGGCGTGTTTTTCAGCCTGCAAGACCTGCCCGAAGCGGCCCGCGTCCCAGGCCCGGCCCGAGATGCCTTGCTGCTGCGGGTAATCGGCAGCCCCGACCCGTACGAGAAGCAGATTGATGGCATGGGCGGTGCGACGTCCAGCACCAGCAAGACCGTGATCCTGTCCAAGAGTACCCAGGCCGATCACGATGTCGATTACCTGTTCGGCCAGGTGTCCATCGACAAGCCGTTCGTGGACTGGAGCGGCAACTGCGGCAACCTGTCGGCGGCGGTGGGATCGTTTGCCATCAGCAGTGGTTTGGTGGCGTCCGACCGTATTCCGCAAAACGGCGTGGCGGTGGTGCGGATCTGGCAAGCCAACATCGGCAAGACCATCATCGCCCATGTGCCGATCACCGGCGGCGCGGTGCAGGAAACCGGTGATTTCGAACTCGACGGCGTAACCTTTCCGGCGGCCGAAGTGCAGTTGGAGTTCCTGGACCCGGCGGCCGAGGAGGAGGGCGGTGGTGGCTCGATGTTTCCCACCGGCAACCTGGTGGACGACTTGGAAGTGCCCGGTGTTGGTACGTTCAAGGCAACCCTGATCAACGCCGGGATTCCAACGATTTTCATCAATGCCCGCGATGTCGGTTACACCGGCACTGAATTGCAGGGGGCGATCAACGGCGATCCCAAGGCGTTGGCCATGTTCGAAACCATTCGCGCCCACGGCGCCCTGCGCATGGGCTTGATCAAGCACCTGGACGAAGCCGCCCAGCGCCAGCACACACCGAAAGTGGCGTTTGTCGCACCGCCGGCCGACTACCTTTCATCGAGTGGAAAAGCCGTCGCGGCGGGGGATGTCGACCTGCTGGTGCGGGCGCTGTCCATGGGCAAGCTGCACCACGCCATGATGGGCACTGCTGCGGTTGCCATCGGCACGGCCGCAGCGATTTCCGGCACCTTGGTGAACCTGGCAGCGGGCGGCATCGAACGCAACGCCGTGCGCTTCGGCCACCCGTCCGGCACCTTGCGCGTCGGCGCCGAGGCCAGCGTGGTCAACGGCGAATGGACCGTTAAAAAAGCCATCATGAGCCGCAGCGCGCGGGTGTTGATGGAAGGGTTTGTGCGGGTGCCGGGGGATGTGTTTTAA
- a CDS encoding metal ABC transporter permease, whose protein sequence is MSYEAFRLMVQGWASSGYLPEALAYGFVVNALLAGLLIGPVLGGLGTLVVVKRFAFFSEAVGHAALTGVAIGILLGEPYTGPYGSLFGYCLLFGILLNYLRNRTGLAPDTLIGVFLSVSLALGASLLLILAGKINVHILENVLFGSVLTVNGNDLLVLAVVGSLVMALALPLYNRIMLASFNPQLAAVRGVAVKTLDYLFVVLVTLITVAAVKVIGAILVGALLVIPAAAARLLSQSLKGFFWCSVLIATASTLCGILAPIVFDLPIPSGAAIILVAGIAFALSAIARGVVPSLKGNLG, encoded by the coding sequence ATGAGTTATGAAGCCTTTCGTTTGATGGTCCAGGGCTGGGCCTCGTCCGGTTACCTGCCCGAGGCCTTGGCCTATGGGTTTGTGGTCAACGCGCTGTTGGCCGGGCTGTTGATCGGTCCGGTGCTGGGCGGCCTTGGCACATTGGTCGTGGTCAAGCGCTTCGCGTTTTTCTCCGAGGCGGTGGGCCATGCGGCGCTCACCGGCGTGGCCATCGGCATCCTGCTCGGTGAACCCTACACCGGGCCGTATGGCAGCCTGTTCGGTTATTGCCTGCTGTTTGGCATCCTGCTGAATTACCTGCGCAACCGCACTGGCCTGGCGCCGGACACGCTGATCGGCGTGTTCCTGTCGGTATCCCTGGCCCTGGGAGCCAGCCTGCTGTTGATCCTGGCGGGCAAGATCAATGTGCACATCCTGGAAAACGTACTGTTCGGCTCGGTGCTGACGGTCAATGGCAATGACCTGCTGGTGCTGGCGGTGGTCGGCTCGCTGGTGATGGCCCTGGCCTTGCCGCTGTACAACCGCATCATGCTCGCCAGCTTCAACCCGCAACTGGCGGCGGTGCGGGGGGTGGCGGTCAAGACCCTGGATTATCTGTTCGTGGTATTGGTGACCTTGATCACCGTCGCGGCGGTGAAAGTCATCGGCGCCATTCTGGTGGGCGCCCTGTTGGTGATTCCGGCAGCGGCGGCGCGTCTGCTCAGCCAGTCATTGAAAGGATTCTTCTGGTGTTCCGTGTTGATCGCCACCGCCAGCACCTTGTGCGGGATCCTCGCGCCGATTGTGTTCGACCTGCCGATCCCGTCCGGTGCCGCGATCATCCTGGTGGCCGGCATCGCCTTCGCCCTGAGCGCCATCGCCCGCGGTGTCGTCCCCAGCCTCAAAGGGAATCTTGGATAA
- a CDS encoding metal ABC transporter ATP-binding protein, translating into MTVQETVTPQRVGPLIECSDVSLNLGRTTILDAVTFQVQPGSIHALVGPNGGGKSSLIKTLLGQMPHQGRLSLQWPGEPGVIGYVPQALEFDRGLPMTVDDFMAAMCQRRPAFLGLSKHYAGAIGQALERVGMQDKRKRRMGALSGGERQRVLLAQGLIPPPQLLVLDEPMSALDEAGIQVFERLLQDWRKAGITVLWIEHDLEAVGRLADRVTGLNRRVLFDGPPRQTLTPERLLTLFSTHPRTNGSAA; encoded by the coding sequence ATGACCGTCCAGGAAACCGTCACCCCGCAGCGCGTCGGCCCTTTGATCGAGTGCTCCGACGTCAGCCTGAACTTGGGCCGCACCACGATTCTCGACGCCGTCACCTTCCAGGTACAGCCCGGCAGCATCCATGCATTGGTAGGCCCCAACGGCGGCGGCAAGAGTTCGTTGATCAAGACCTTGCTGGGGCAGATGCCGCATCAGGGACGCTTGAGCCTGCAGTGGCCGGGCGAACCCGGCGTCATCGGCTATGTGCCCCAGGCGCTGGAGTTCGACCGGGGCCTGCCCATGACGGTGGATGACTTCATGGCGGCGATGTGTCAGCGGCGGCCGGCGTTCCTGGGCCTGAGCAAGCATTACGCCGGCGCCATCGGTCAGGCCCTGGAGCGGGTCGGCATGCAGGACAAACGCAAGCGGCGCATGGGCGCGCTGTCCGGAGGCGAGCGCCAGCGGGTGTTGCTGGCCCAGGGGCTGATTCCGCCGCCGCAATTGCTGGTGCTGGATGAACCGATGTCGGCCCTGGATGAGGCCGGTATCCAGGTGTTCGAACGCTTGCTACAGGACTGGCGTAAGGCCGGCATCACCGTGCTGTGGATCGAACATGACCTGGAAGCCGTCGGGCGCCTGGCCGACCGCGTCACGGGCTTGAATCGCCGAGTGCTGTTCGATGGCCCACCCCGCCAGACTCTGACGCCGGAGCGCTTGCTGACGCTGTTTTCCACCCATCCACGCACGAACGGGAGCGCTGCCTGA
- the acnD gene encoding Fe/S-dependent 2-methylisocitrate dehydratase AcnD → MNTEFRKPLPGTSLDYFDVREAVDAIRPGAYDGLPYTSRVLAENLVRRCDPATLRESLLQLIERKRDLDFPWFPARVVCHDILGQTALVDLAGLRDAIALQGGDPAQVNPVVPTQLIVDHSLAVESGGSDPQAFAKNRAIEDRRNEDRFHFINWTKKAFKNVDVIPPGNGIMHQINLEKMSPVIQQRDGVAFPDTCVGTDSHTPHVDALGVIAIGVGGLEAESVMLGRASWMRLPEIIGVELTGQLQPGITATDMVLALTEFLRKQKVVGAWLEFFGEGASALTLGDRATISNMAPEYGATAAMFHIDQQTIDYLKLTGREDEQVQLVETYAKQAGLWADSLKGAQYERGLTFDLSSVVRNMAGPSNPHARVAVSDLAAKGISGHWDDVPGQMPDGAVIIAAITSCTNTSNPRNVIAAGLLARNANRLGLARKPWVKSSLAPGSKTVALYLDEAGLTKELEQLGFGVVAFACTTCNGMSGALDPVIQQEIIDRDLYATAVLSGNRNFDGRIHPYAKQAFLASPPLVVAYAIAGTIRFDIEKDVLGVVDGREIRLKDIWPSDEEINAVVKASVKPEQFRQVYIPMFAIQEDTGPKVTPLYDWRPQSTYIRRPPYWEGALAGARPLKGMRPLAVLPDNITTDHLSPSNAIMLDSAAGEYLAKMGLPEEDFNSYATHRGDHLTAQRATFANPKLFNEMVQENGKVKQGSLARVEPEGKVMRMWEAIETYMERKQPLIIIAGADYGQGSSRDWAAKGVRLAGVEAIAAEGFERIHRTNLVGMGVLPLEFKPGTDRKTLGIDGSETYDVVGERTPRATLTLVITRKNGERVEVPVTCRLDTAEEVSIYEAGGVLQRFAQDFLEAAVAV, encoded by the coding sequence ATGAACACAGAATTTCGCAAACCGCTGCCCGGCACTTCGCTGGATTATTTCGACGTTCGCGAGGCGGTGGATGCCATCCGCCCCGGCGCCTACGACGGCCTGCCGTATACCTCTCGCGTGCTGGCGGAGAACCTGGTACGTCGCTGCGACCCGGCCACGCTGCGCGAGTCGCTGCTGCAACTGATCGAGCGCAAGCGCGACCTGGATTTTCCCTGGTTCCCGGCCCGCGTGGTGTGCCATGACATCCTCGGCCAGACCGCGCTGGTGGACCTGGCCGGCCTGCGCGACGCCATCGCCCTGCAGGGCGGTGACCCGGCGCAGGTCAATCCGGTGGTGCCGACCCAACTGATCGTCGACCACTCCCTGGCCGTGGAAAGCGGTGGTTCCGATCCCCAGGCCTTCGCCAAGAACCGCGCCATCGAAGACCGGCGCAACGAAGACCGGTTCCACTTCATCAACTGGACCAAGAAAGCCTTCAAGAACGTCGATGTGATTCCGCCGGGCAACGGGATCATGCACCAGATCAACCTGGAAAAAATGTCACCGGTGATCCAGCAACGTGACGGCGTGGCGTTCCCCGACACCTGCGTGGGCACCGACAGTCACACGCCCCACGTTGATGCCCTGGGCGTGATCGCCATCGGCGTCGGTGGCCTGGAAGCCGAAAGCGTCATGCTGGGCCGCGCCTCGTGGATGCGCCTGCCGGAAATCATCGGCGTCGAGCTGACCGGCCAGCTGCAACCGGGCATCACCGCCACCGACATGGTGCTGGCGTTGACCGAATTCCTGCGCAAGCAAAAAGTCGTCGGTGCCTGGCTGGAGTTCTTCGGCGAAGGCGCCAGTGCCCTGACCCTGGGCGACCGTGCGACCATTTCCAACATGGCCCCGGAATACGGCGCCACGGCGGCGATGTTCCATATTGACCAACAGACCATCGATTACCTGAAACTGACCGGCCGCGAAGACGAGCAGGTGCAACTGGTCGAGACCTACGCCAAGCAGGCAGGCCTGTGGGCCGACAGTCTCAAGGGCGCGCAATACGAGCGCGGCCTGACATTCGATCTGTCGTCGGTAGTGCGCAACATGGCCGGCCCGAGCAACCCCCACGCCCGCGTTGCGGTATCGGATCTGGCCGCCAAAGGCATTTCCGGTCATTGGGATGATGTGCCAGGGCAAATGCCGGACGGCGCGGTGATCATCGCCGCCATTACCAGTTGTACCAACACCAGCAACCCGCGCAACGTGATCGCCGCTGGCCTGCTGGCGCGTAACGCCAATCGCCTGGGCCTGGCCCGCAAGCCGTGGGTCAAGTCGTCCTTGGCGCCGGGTTCGAAAACCGTGGCGTTGTACCTGGATGAAGCCGGTCTGACCAAGGAGCTGGAACAACTGGGCTTTGGTGTCGTGGCCTTTGCCTGCACCACGTGCAACGGTATGTCCGGCGCCCTGGACCCGGTGATCCAGCAGGAAATCATCGACCGTGACCTGTACGCCACCGCCGTGCTGTCGGGCAACCGCAACTTCGACGGGCGCATCCACCCATACGCCAAGCAGGCGTTCCTCGCGTCGCCGCCACTGGTGGTGGCCTACGCCATCGCCGGGACCATCCGCTTCGACATCGAGAAGGACGTGCTGGGCGTGGTGGACGGGCGGGAAATTCGCCTGAAGGACATCTGGCCGAGCGACGAAGAAATCAACGCGGTGGTCAAGGCCTCGGTGAAACCGGAGCAGTTCCGTCAGGTGTACATCCCGATGTTCGCCATCCAGGAAGACACCGGGCCGAAAGTCACGCCGCTGTACGACTGGCGCCCACAAAGCACCTACATCCGTCGCCCGCCTTATTGGGAAGGGGCACTGGCCGGTGCGCGCCCGCTCAAGGGCATGCGCCCGCTGGCGGTGTTGCCGGACAACATCACCACGGACCACTTGTCGCCGTCCAACGCCATCATGCTGGACAGCGCCGCTGGTGAGTACCTGGCGAAAATGGGCCTGCCGGAAGAGGACTTCAACTCCTACGCGACCCACCGCGGCGATCACCTGACGGCGCAACGCGCGACCTTCGCCAATCCGAAGCTGTTCAACGAAATGGTCCAGGAGAACGGCAAGGTCAAGCAGGGCTCCCTGGCCCGGGTCGAGCCGGAAGGCAAGGTCATGCGTATGTGGGAAGCGATCGAAACCTACATGGAGCGCAAGCAGCCGCTGATCATCATTGCTGGCGCCGACTACGGCCAGGGTTCGTCCCGGGACTGGGCGGCCAAGGGCGTGCGCCTGGCCGGTGTCGAGGCGATCGCCGCCGAAGGTTTCGAGCGCATCCACCGCACCAACCTGGTGGGCATGGGCGTGTTGCCGCTGGAGTTCAAGCCCGGGACTGATCGCAAGACCCTGGGCATCGACGGCAGTGAAACCTATGACGTGGTCGGCGAACGTACGCCGCGTGCGACGTTGACCTTGGTCATCACTCGCAAGAACGGCGAGCGCGTAGAGGTGCCGGTGACCTGTCGCCTCGACACTGCCGAAGAAGTGTCGATCTACGAAGCCGGTGGCGTGCTGCAACGCTTCGCCCAGGACTTCCTTGAAGCGGCGGTGGCCGTTTAA